A part of Olleya sp. Bg11-27 genomic DNA contains:
- a CDS encoding CdaR family protein, translating to MTKLSKVYTATLPFGINPINVDDTYVILNKEDAKLNITIETYGFNWLRYAIKQPELDIDFNTDVIKKDSLLIWSISRGFPNINKQFSKQKKIISINPDTLVFKYDTNNIKYVPVLINANIQYAQGYNTLDDVKTIPDSIKLIGPSSILKNIKNVTTQQLDLDNIKTNVNTVLGLELDSLSNKVKTNFKQVNVSVKVSKFSEGVVNLPIEIINIPRGKRINYFPKQIAISYSTSLENFNAISANDFKVICNYKDAIDNSFLTPEVIKQPDNVKNVRVLQQKIEFIIKE from the coding sequence TTGACAAAATTATCAAAAGTGTATACTGCTACACTGCCATTTGGTATTAATCCAATTAATGTAGATGATACTTATGTGATCCTAAATAAGGAGGATGCAAAGCTTAATATTACAATCGAAACTTATGGTTTTAACTGGCTAAGGTATGCTATAAAACAACCTGAATTAGATATAGATTTTAATACGGATGTTATCAAAAAAGACTCCTTACTTATTTGGAGTATATCAAGAGGATTTCCTAATATTAACAAGCAATTTAGTAAACAAAAAAAAATAATTAGTATTAATCCAGATACGTTAGTATTTAAATATGATACTAATAATATCAAATATGTACCTGTCCTAATCAATGCTAATATTCAATATGCTCAAGGTTATAATACCCTGGATGATGTTAAGACAATACCAGATAGCATAAAATTGATAGGACCAAGTTCTATTTTAAAAAACATTAAAAATGTAACAACACAGCAGTTAGATTTGGATAATATAAAAACCAATGTTAATACTGTTTTGGGATTAGAATTGGATAGTTTAAGCAATAAGGTTAAGACAAACTTTAAGCAAGTTAATGTATCGGTTAAGGTGTCTAAATTTTCGGAAGGAGTTGTCAATCTTCCTATTGAAATTATAAATATTCCTAGAGGAAAACGTATTAATTATTTTCCTAAACAGATTGCCATAAGTTATTCAACGAGTTTAGAGAATTTTAATGCCATTTCAGCTAACGACTTTAAAGTCATTTGTAATTACAAAGATGCTATTGATAATTCTTTTTTAACACCAGAAGTTATAAAGCAACCTGATAATGTTAAAAATGTTAGAGTACTACAGCAAAAAATCGAGTTTATTATAAAAGAATGA
- the coaE gene encoding dephospho-CoA kinase (Dephospho-CoA kinase (CoaE) performs the final step in coenzyme A biosynthesis.) gives MTPKIIGLTGGIGSGKTTVANFFKDLGVPIYIADTEAKALMNRSKVIKRKLLKLFGDQAYIDNKLNRPFIASQIFSNKTLLKEMNAIVHPKVAKHFANWVEKQKSAYVISEAAIIFENGSYKKYDYIITVVAPEQVRLNRVLKRDDSSKDKVQAIINNQWTDKQKTELSNFVITNTDLEDTKLQVGKIHKLLLKIAANH, from the coding sequence ATGACACCAAAAATCATAGGATTAACAGGAGGTATAGGTAGCGGGAAGACAACAGTCGCTAATTTTTTTAAAGACTTGGGCGTGCCTATATATATTGCGGATACAGAGGCTAAAGCTTTAATGAATCGCTCAAAAGTGATAAAACGAAAATTACTAAAGCTTTTTGGAGATCAAGCTTATATTGATAATAAGCTTAACAGACCATTTATAGCGAGTCAAATATTTAGTAATAAAACATTGCTAAAAGAAATGAACGCTATTGTACATCCTAAAGTTGCTAAGCACTTTGCCAACTGGGTGGAGAAGCAAAAATCAGCTTATGTTATTAGCGAAGCTGCAATTATTTTTGAAAATGGAAGCTACAAAAAATATGATTACATTATTACAGTAGTAGCTCCAGAACAGGTTAGACTTAACCGTGTTTTGAAACGTGATGATTCGTCTAAAGATAAAGTGCAAGCTATAATTAATAACCAATGGACAGATAAACAAAAAACGGAGCTTTCTAATTTTGTGATTACAAATACTGACTTAGAAGATACAAAGCTTCAAGTAGGAAAAATCCATAAACTACTCTTAAAAATTGCTGCAAATCATTAA
- a CDS encoding sensor histidine kinase — translation MNKRIFLVLVVLMSCSLIGIILVQAYYINNSLENAEKQFNFNVKKALSYVSKTIENEERSDHYYKISKLIKEGETKPDSNAILNFYIKQDNPNSNQSIIYRNGILEENFKVSSSLFDIGLDSLNVKRILSERETKIIENSTLDGTQNLTSMLSEIGVTSVNEFFLETSYLDYAFRKPIHKRVNTNQIERLLALKLIEDDINIDYEFGIYSNGLATKVKTENFQLADNESSTFSVPFFYNENDTSNYRLLVNFPERKKFILSSVLTMLILSIVFTLIIIIAYSSALYQLIRQRQISEIKTDFINNMTHEFKTPIATINLALDSIRNPKIIDDKEKVLRYLGMIKEENKRMHAQVENVLRISKLEKNELNISKEPLELNDLVEDAITHVELIVEDRGGSIETHLNAEKSSVLVNDTHFTNVLVNILDNAIKYSPEAPKIIVTTELAGNNILVHIKDHGSGMSKVAQKRVFEKFYREHTGNIHNVKGHGLGLAYVKRIVEDHHGHISVESEKEKGSTFTVRLPLIS, via the coding sequence GTGAATAAGAGAATCTTTCTAGTCTTAGTAGTTTTAATGAGTTGTTCCTTAATAGGAATAATCTTAGTTCAGGCGTATTATATTAATAATTCACTTGAAAATGCTGAAAAGCAATTTAACTTTAATGTTAAAAAAGCATTGAGTTATGTTTCTAAAACTATTGAAAATGAAGAACGTTCAGATCACTATTATAAAATTTCAAAATTAATTAAAGAAGGTGAGACAAAGCCTGACTCTAATGCTATTTTGAATTTTTACATTAAACAAGATAATCCTAATAGTAATCAATCTATAATTTATAGGAATGGGATACTTGAAGAAAATTTTAAAGTATCATCATCGCTCTTTGACATAGGTTTAGATAGCTTAAACGTAAAACGAATTTTAAGCGAACGAGAAACAAAAATTATAGAGAATAGCACATTAGATGGAACACAAAATCTGACGTCAATGTTGTCCGAGATTGGAGTAACAAGTGTTAACGAGTTTTTTCTAGAGACATCATATTTAGATTATGCTTTTAGAAAACCGATACACAAAAGGGTCAATACTAATCAAATTGAAAGATTATTAGCTTTAAAATTAATAGAAGACGATATTAATATTGATTATGAGTTTGGTATTTATAGTAACGGTTTAGCAACAAAAGTTAAAACTGAAAATTTCCAACTCGCAGATAATGAATCGTCCACGTTTAGTGTACCCTTTTTTTATAATGAAAACGATACTAGTAATTATAGACTTCTAGTAAATTTTCCAGAACGCAAAAAATTTATTTTATCATCCGTTTTAACAATGCTTATTTTGTCTATTGTTTTTACATTAATTATAATCATTGCCTATTCTAGTGCTTTGTATCAATTAATCAGACAAAGGCAGATTTCAGAAATAAAAACAGATTTTATTAATAACATGACGCACGAATTCAAAACGCCAATTGCAACAATTAATTTGGCATTAGATTCTATTAGAAACCCTAAAATAATAGATGATAAGGAGAAGGTCTTGCGCTATTTGGGAATGATAAAAGAAGAAAATAAAAGGATGCATGCGCAAGTAGAGAATGTATTAAGAATATCTAAACTTGAAAAAAACGAACTAAATATTAGTAAGGAACCACTAGAGTTAAACGACTTAGTAGAAGACGCTATAACACATGTGGAATTAATTGTAGAAGATAGAGGTGGTAGTATTGAAACACACCTTAATGCAGAAAAGTCTTCTGTCCTTGTTAATGATACACATTTTACTAATGTTTTAGTCAATATTTTGGACAATGCGATTAAGTATTCTCCAGAAGCTCCAAAAATAATTGTTACTACAGAGTTAGCAGGTAATAATATATTGGTACATATTAAAGACCACGGAAGTGGAATGAGTAAAGTCGCTCAAAAGCGCGTGTTTGAAAAGTTTTATAGAGAACATACAGGAAATATACATAACGTTAAAGGTCATGGTTTAGGCTTGGCTTACGTAAAAAGAATAGTAGAGGATCATCATGGTCATATCTCAGTAGAAAGTGAAAAAGAAAAAGGAAGTACTTTTACAGTAAGGCTTCCGTTAATCTCGTAA
- a CDS encoding response regulator transcription factor — MEEQLKRILLVEDDPNFGTVLKDYLAMNDYEVTHAKNGMEGFEKFKRGDFDLCILDVMMPYKDGFTLAKEIREKNTDVPIVFLTAKAMKEDVLKGYKVGADDYLNKPFDSEVLLMKIKAIMQRKANDTVADSKQFEFKIGGFDLNSKLRFLTYNGGDQVKLSPKENELLRMLALHENDLMPRELALTKIWRDDNYFTSRSMDVYIAKLRKYLKLDPTVEILNIHGEGFRLVVNQNS; from the coding sequence ATGGAAGAACAATTAAAAAGAATATTATTAGTCGAAGACGATCCAAATTTTGGAACCGTTTTAAAAGATTATTTAGCAATGAACGATTACGAAGTAACACACGCCAAAAATGGTATGGAAGGCTTCGAAAAGTTTAAACGAGGTGATTTTGACCTATGTATTTTAGATGTCATGATGCCTTACAAAGATGGGTTTACCTTAGCTAAAGAAATTAGGGAGAAAAACACTGACGTACCAATCGTATTTTTAACAGCAAAAGCCATGAAAGAAGATGTGCTTAAAGGTTATAAAGTTGGAGCTGATGATTATCTTAATAAGCCATTTGATAGTGAAGTCCTATTAATGAAGATTAAAGCAATCATGCAGCGTAAAGCTAATGATACGGTTGCTGATAGTAAACAATTTGAATTTAAGATTGGAGGTTTTGATTTAAATTCTAAGCTTAGATTTTTAACATATAATGGTGGGGATCAAGTTAAATTGTCTCCAAAAGAAAATGAATTGCTACGTATGTTAGCTTTACATGAAAACGATTTAATGCCTCGTGAATTAGCGTTAACAAAAATATGGAGAGATGATAATTATTTCACCTCAAGAAGTATGGATGTTTATATTGCTAAACTTAGAAAGTATTTGAAACTAGATCCAACGGTTGAAATTTTAAATATTCATGGAGAAGGCTTTAGATTAGTAGTTAATCAGAATTCGTAA
- the miaA gene encoding tRNA (adenosine(37)-N6)-dimethylallyltransferase MiaA, which translates to MKHTNKYLISIIGPTAIGKTALSIKLANYFNTEIISADSRQFFKEMSIGTAAPTPEELAAAKHHFIHNKSITEDYNVGTFEKEAITCLQTLHKTNDVVIMVGGSGLYVDAVTKGLDYFPEVDKSIRTQLNTALDTDGLEALQLKLKLLDEVSYNTIKIDNPQRVIRALEICIGSGQPYSSFLNKDKNKRPFKTITIGLDADRDIIYERINKRVETMVDHGLINEVTTLLPFKDLNSLNTVGYKEIFNYLDNTWTLDFAISEIQKNSRRFAKRQLTWFRRDPNTIWFDYLTPIATITSKIETILNKKNPA; encoded by the coding sequence GTGAAACACACTAACAAATATCTAATATCTATTATTGGACCAACTGCTATTGGAAAAACGGCACTGAGCATTAAGTTAGCCAACTACTTTAATACAGAAATCATATCTGCCGATTCTAGGCAGTTTTTTAAAGAAATGAGTATTGGTACTGCTGCTCCTACACCAGAAGAACTAGCTGCAGCCAAACATCATTTTATACACAACAAATCTATTACTGAAGATTACAATGTGGGGACCTTTGAAAAAGAAGCAATCACCTGTCTTCAAACCTTACACAAAACCAATGACGTGGTTATTATGGTTGGTGGCTCTGGATTATACGTAGATGCTGTAACTAAGGGTTTAGACTATTTTCCAGAAGTAGACAAATCTATAAGAACACAACTAAATACAGCCTTAGATACAGATGGACTTGAAGCGCTTCAGCTTAAGCTGAAATTACTTGATGAAGTGTCCTATAATACGATAAAGATTGATAATCCACAACGTGTGATCCGTGCGTTGGAAATTTGTATTGGTAGCGGACAACCTTACTCTTCCTTTTTAAATAAAGACAAAAACAAAAGACCTTTTAAAACGATAACCATCGGCTTAGACGCCGATCGTGACATTATTTACGAAAGAATTAATAAACGTGTCGAAACTATGGTAGACCATGGTTTAATTAATGAAGTTACAACTTTACTCCCTTTTAAAGATTTAAACAGCCTGAATACCGTTGGCTATAAAGAGATTTTCAATTACCTAGATAACACTTGGACCTTAGATTTTGCAATTTCTGAAATACAAAAAAATTCTAGACGATTTGCAAAACGACAATTAACCTGGTTTAGAAGAGATCCAAATACAATTTGGTTTGATTACCTCACGCCTATCGCCACTATTACTTCTAAAATTGAAACGATATTAAACAAAAAAAATCCAGCATAA
- a CDS encoding ion transporter, translating into MSTAKQNKGWKDKLHEIIYEADTPAGKFFDVVLLILILASILLVMLESVNHIDAKYHKALYVGEWIITVFFSIEYILRIITVRKPFKYIFSFYGILDLLSTIPMYISFVFAGSHALVTLRALRLLRVFRILKLARYLGASNQLKDSIIASRVKIFVFLFAVLISSVIFGTIMYLVEGEDNGFTNIPKSVYWCIVTLTTVGFGDIAPQTALGQFITTIIMILGYGIIAVPTGIVSAEYSRSMKKSDDEKTGIPQKKLNLNTQRCSNCHEEYHDDDARFCKVCGNNLY; encoded by the coding sequence ATGAGTACAGCAAAACAAAATAAAGGTTGGAAAGACAAGCTTCATGAAATTATTTATGAGGCAGACACACCTGCCGGTAAATTTTTTGATGTTGTGTTACTTATTTTAATTTTAGCTAGTATCTTATTAGTCATGTTAGAAAGCGTCAATCATATTGATGCTAAATACCACAAAGCCTTATATGTTGGTGAGTGGATTATTACAGTGTTTTTTAGTATCGAATATATTTTACGCATTATTACTGTAAGAAAACCTTTCAAATATATTTTTAGCTTCTATGGTATTTTAGATTTACTATCAACCATACCCATGTATATTTCTTTTGTTTTTGCTGGTTCTCATGCACTGGTAACATTAAGAGCTTTACGACTATTAAGAGTCTTTAGGATTTTAAAATTAGCAAGATACTTAGGAGCCTCTAACCAATTAAAGGATTCTATTATTGCTAGTCGTGTCAAAATATTTGTGTTCTTATTCGCAGTATTAATATCTTCTGTTATTTTTGGAACCATCATGTACCTTGTAGAAGGAGAAGACAATGGCTTTACAAACATCCCTAAAAGTGTCTATTGGTGTATTGTAACCTTAACCACCGTTGGATTTGGAGATATTGCGCCACAAACCGCATTAGGACAATTTATTACCACAATAATAATGATTTTAGGGTACGGAATTATAGCTGTACCAACAGGTATTGTATCTGCTGAGTATTCGAGAAGCATGAAAAAATCTGACGATGAAAAAACTGGAATACCACAGAAAAAGCTAAATTTAAATACCCAACGTTGTTCTAATTGTCATGAAGAATACCATGATGACGATGCTAGGTTCTGTAAAGTCTGCGGAAACAATCTATATTAA
- a CDS encoding exonuclease domain-containing protein, giving the protein MYTIVDIETTGGKFNEEGITEIAIYRYDGHEVVDQFISLVNPEREIQPFVVNLTGINSKMLRNAPKFYEVAKRIVEITEGTILVAHNAQFDYRILKTEFKRLGFPFERETLCTVELSKDLIPDLPSYSLGKLVRSLGIPVTDRHRASGDALATVKLFKLLLSKDTNKTIIKESIRKEPKFQMEPRLIDIIDNLPSKTGVYYMHKADGEIIYIGKSKNIKNRVNQHFTGTTTKSKKIQTQVVTVTYEATGSELVALLKESEEIKRNKPILNRALRRSIFTHALYSFKDENGYINLTIDKADGRKPHITTFSTRQSGKHFLEKMVEQFELCQKLSGLYKTKTCCFQYEVKKCEGACIQKETPESYNARVQQLLDKYNYKNKNMVIVDKGREVDERSAILIQNGVFKGLGFYNLNYQITTPKILESIITPMENNRDQQHIIQSYLRKNKRIKTIELDTN; this is encoded by the coding sequence TTGTACACAATAGTCGACATAGAAACCACTGGAGGTAAGTTTAACGAAGAAGGAATAACCGAAATAGCTATATACAGGTATGATGGCCATGAAGTTGTAGACCAATTTATTAGCTTAGTCAATCCAGAACGTGAGATTCAACCCTTTGTAGTTAATCTTACCGGAATAAACAGCAAAATGTTACGCAATGCTCCTAAATTTTATGAGGTAGCCAAGCGTATTGTAGAAATTACAGAAGGCACTATTTTGGTTGCCCATAATGCTCAATTTGATTACCGCATATTAAAAACAGAATTTAAACGTCTTGGCTTTCCGTTTGAACGTGAGACATTATGTACTGTAGAGTTATCAAAGGACTTAATTCCCGACTTACCAAGTTATAGTTTAGGTAAGCTAGTTAGGTCATTGGGGATCCCTGTTACGGACAGGCACCGTGCCTCGGGAGATGCCTTAGCTACTGTAAAACTATTCAAGTTATTATTAAGTAAAGACACCAATAAAACTATTATTAAAGAATCCATTAGGAAAGAACCAAAATTTCAAATGGAGCCGAGATTAATAGATATTATCGATAATTTACCTTCTAAAACAGGGGTATATTATATGCACAAAGCAGATGGTGAGATTATTTATATTGGAAAAAGTAAAAACATAAAAAATAGAGTTAACCAACATTTTACGGGCACAACCACTAAATCTAAAAAAATACAGACGCAAGTGGTTACCGTTACTTATGAAGCTACAGGAAGTGAGTTAGTTGCTCTTTTAAAAGAAAGTGAAGAAATTAAACGTAATAAACCTATATTGAATAGAGCATTACGTCGCAGTATATTTACACACGCCTTGTACAGTTTTAAAGATGAGAATGGTTACATAAACCTGACGATCGATAAAGCAGATGGGAGAAAACCACATATCACAACTTTTAGTACTAGACAAAGTGGTAAACATTTTTTGGAGAAAATGGTCGAGCAATTTGAATTGTGTCAAAAATTGAGTGGTTTATATAAAACTAAAACCTGCTGCTTCCAATACGAAGTAAAAAAATGTGAAGGGGCTTGTATCCAAAAAGAAACGCCTGAAAGTTACAATGCACGTGTGCAACAACTACTAGATAAGTACAACTACAAAAACAAAAACATGGTTATTGTAGACAAAGGACGTGAGGTTGATGAGCGCAGTGCTATTTTAATACAAAACGGCGTATTTAAAGGCTTAGGGTTTTATAATTTAAATTATCAAATCACCACTCCCAAAATTTTAGAATCTATCATTACTCCTATGGAGAATAATAGAGATCAACAACATATTATACAGAGCTATTTAAGGAAGAATAAACGCATAAAGACTATTGAGTTAGACACTAATTAA
- a CDS encoding four helix bundle protein has protein sequence MKESILKIKSYNFALQIIKSYQLIVKNDKEYTLSRQLLRSGTSVGANKREAEFAQSNKDFISKMSIALKEANETDYWIALLHDSLYLKHDLFLSLTSQKKELIKMLVTTINTMKSKSNNY, from the coding sequence ATGAAAGAATCAATTTTAAAGATTAAAAGTTACAATTTTGCCCTGCAAATTATTAAGTCTTACCAATTGATTGTGAAAAATGATAAGGAATATACACTATCTAGACAACTTCTAAGAAGTGGAACTTCTGTTGGTGCCAATAAAAGAGAAGCCGAGTTTGCTCAATCTAATAAAGATTTTATTAGTAAAATGAGCATTGCTCTTAAAGAAGCTAATGAAACAGACTATTGGATTGCTTTACTTCATGATTCTTTATACTTAAAACACGACTTATTTTTGAGTTTAACTTCTCAAAAAAAGGAACTAATTAAAATGTTAGTAACTACAATAAATACTATGAAATCAAAATCAAACAACTATTAA
- a CDS encoding YggS family pyridoxal phosphate-dependent enzyme: protein MSIKQNLNTIKQSLPDHVTLVAVSKTKPVSDLMEAYETGQRIFGENKIQEMADKHLEMPKDIKWHMIGHVQTNKVKYMAEFVDLIHGVESFKLLKEINKQAKKHDRIIDCLLQIKIASEDSKFGMSPDDASTLLQSEAFSALKNVSVIGVMGMATFTEDQDQIKQEFGVLKTTFDSLKTVHLDLKTISMGMSGDYQLAIDYGSTMVRVGSSIFGKRN, encoded by the coding sequence ATGTCAATCAAACAAAACCTTAATACAATAAAACAATCCCTTCCTGATCACGTCACACTAGTAGCTGTTTCTAAAACAAAACCGGTTAGTGATTTAATGGAAGCTTATGAGACTGGTCAACGCATTTTTGGAGAAAATAAAATCCAAGAAATGGCAGACAAACACCTAGAAATGCCAAAAGATATTAAATGGCACATGATTGGCCACGTACAAACCAACAAAGTCAAATATATGGCTGAGTTTGTCGACTTAATACATGGTGTGGAAAGTTTCAAATTATTAAAAGAAATTAATAAACAAGCCAAAAAGCACGATAGAATTATCGATTGTTTACTTCAAATTAAAATAGCTTCGGAAGATTCTAAATTTGGAATGTCACCAGATGATGCTTCAACGTTACTCCAATCTGAAGCGTTTTCAGCTTTAAAAAACGTTAGCGTCATTGGTGTTATGGGAATGGCCACTTTTACAGAAGACCAAGATCAAATTAAACAAGAATTTGGTGTACTAAAAACAACATTTGATTCACTTAAAACAGTACATTTAGATTTAAAAACCATATCTATGGGTATGAGCGGAGATTACCAATTAGCAATTGACTACGGTAGCACAATGGTTCGCGTTGGAAGTAGTATCTTTGGAAAACGTAACTAA
- a CDS encoding DUF1015 domain-containing protein, translating into MTKILPFKAVRPTRDKVSLVASRSYQSYTQAEREARLDHNPFSFLHIVNPGYKYAKEISGEARYKLVKNRYSEFKEDAVFMQDQKPCFYIYKIVDRDFQVFNGIVAAASVEDYTNNIIKKHEDTIASRETVFKDYLKTVGFNAEPVLLTYPDNDAISKIIAEKQKERAEFEFTTTYRDTHYLWLIEEPSDIDTITATFSNMPTLYIADGHHRSASSQLLCEDLKNENKKHTGEESYNFFMSYLIAESELRIHEFNRLVQDLNGLTKEEFLIQLDTVYRIENRGLTPYQPSKSHHFSMYLDGEFYSLYLRKTEYTFGTSLDELDAQVLFKTILEPILGITDLRNDTRIHYISGKKDIVTLKSKVDSKEFIVGFGMVPATINQMKQIADDGLTMPPKSTYIEPKIRSGVTIYEF; encoded by the coding sequence ATGACTAAAATACTCCCTTTTAAAGCAGTTAGACCAACTAGAGACAAAGTTAGCTTGGTCGCGTCACGTTCTTATCAAAGCTATACGCAAGCAGAAAGAGAAGCGCGTTTGGATCATAATCCCTTTTCGTTTTTACATATTGTAAATCCAGGATACAAATACGCTAAAGAAATCTCTGGAGAGGCTCGCTATAAATTAGTAAAAAACCGCTATTCAGAATTTAAAGAAGATGCTGTTTTTATGCAAGACCAAAAACCTTGTTTTTATATTTATAAAATAGTAGACAGAGACTTTCAAGTCTTTAATGGTATTGTTGCAGCAGCAAGTGTGGAAGATTATACCAATAACATTATTAAAAAACATGAAGATACTATCGCTTCTCGCGAAACAGTGTTTAAAGACTATCTAAAAACAGTAGGTTTTAATGCAGAACCTGTGTTATTAACCTACCCTGATAATGATGCTATTTCTAAAATTATAGCCGAAAAACAAAAAGAACGTGCTGAGTTTGAGTTTACAACCACGTACAGAGACACGCATTATTTATGGCTAATTGAAGAGCCATCAGACATAGATACAATCACAGCGACATTTAGTAACATGCCAACGCTATATATCGCAGATGGACATCATCGCTCAGCCTCTTCTCAATTACTTTGTGAAGATTTAAAAAACGAAAACAAAAAACATACAGGAGAAGAAAGCTATAACTTTTTTATGAGTTATTTGATTGCCGAATCGGAATTACGCATACACGAGTTTAACCGATTAGTACAAGATTTAAACGGATTAACTAAAGAAGAGTTTTTAATACAATTAGATACTGTATATCGTATTGAAAACAGAGGATTAACGCCATATCAACCCTCAAAATCACATCATTTTAGTATGTATTTGGATGGCGAATTTTACTCGTTATACCTTAGAAAAACGGAATATACGTTTGGTACGTCTTTAGACGAATTAGATGCGCAAGTCCTTTTTAAAACAATTCTAGAACCTATTTTAGGAATTACGGACTTACGTAACGATACTCGCATACATTACATTAGCGGAAAAAAAGACATTGTAACCCTTAAAAGTAAAGTAGATAGTAAGGAGTTTATCGTAGGTTTTGGCATGGTTCCTGCCACCATAAACCAAATGAAGCAAATTGCTGACGACGGATTAACAATGCCTCCAAAAAGTACATACATAGAACCTAAGATTAGAAGTGGCGTTACTATTTATGAGTTTTAA
- a CDS encoding 3-hydroxyacyl-CoA dehydrogenase family protein — MKNIAVIGAGTMGNGIAHTFAQSGFKVQLIDISEASLKKGMDTITKNLDRMVAKAKITEADKAETLGNITTYTNIEAGVEYAGLVVEAATENLDLKLKIFKQLDEACGEDTILATNTSSISITQIGAVTSRPEMVIGMHFMNPVPIMKLVEIIRGYSTSDDVTKTIMDLSKQLGKTPTEVNDYPGFVANRILMPMLNESIETLYNGVAGVEEIDTVMKLGMAHPMGPLQLADFIGLDVCLSILNVMYDGFKNPKYAPCPLLVNMVNAGKLGVKSGEGFYDYSESRKAEKVSKQFI, encoded by the coding sequence ATGAAAAACATAGCAGTTATAGGTGCAGGAACAATGGGTAATGGTATTGCTCATACTTTTGCACAATCAGGATTTAAAGTACAATTAATAGATATTAGCGAAGCGTCTCTAAAAAAAGGAATGGATACCATTACCAAAAATTTAGACCGTATGGTTGCTAAAGCTAAAATTACAGAAGCTGACAAAGCGGAAACTTTAGGTAATATAACAACGTATACAAATATTGAAGCTGGTGTTGAATACGCTGGTTTAGTAGTAGAAGCTGCGACAGAAAATTTAGATTTAAAATTAAAGATTTTCAAACAATTAGATGAAGCTTGTGGCGAGGATACTATCCTTGCAACTAACACCTCTTCTATCTCTATTACACAAATTGGTGCTGTGACGTCAAGACCAGAAATGGTTATTGGAATGCATTTTATGAATCCGGTGCCAATCATGAAATTAGTAGAGATTATTCGTGGGTATAGCACAAGTGATGACGTGACTAAAACCATCATGGATTTATCGAAGCAATTAGGTAAAACACCTACTGAAGTTAACGATTACCCTGGTTTTGTTGCCAACCGTATATTAATGCCAATGCTTAACGAATCTATTGAAACGTTATACAACGGTGTTGCTGGTGTTGAAGAAATTGACACCGTAATGAAACTTGGTATGGCACACCCTATGGGACCATTACAACTAGCCGATTTTATTGGATTAGACGTTTGTTTATCTATTTTAAACGTAATGTATGACGGATTTAAAAACCCTAAATACGCACCATGCCCATTATTAGTTAATATGGTAAATGCTGGAAAACTTGGTGTAAAATCTGGAGAAGGTTTTTACGATTATTCAGAAAGCAGAAAAGCAGAAAAAGTATCTAAACAATTTATATAA